From the Lactuca sativa cultivar Salinas chromosome 9, Lsat_Salinas_v11, whole genome shotgun sequence genome, the window ggattcaaatcatgtacaatagagaaacctagatccaagcattagggtttgtatgagcacataggatgtcttatgactaaaacccatcaataattaCTGGCTTTTGGTTGCCTTCTTCGAGAAAAGTATACTCCAAATGATCTGGTAGAGTTTTAAGCTCCGATTTTTGGTTCTAactgttggactcgccgagtgcaggtagggtactcggcgagtttgtggcTGTATTCACGACTTTTGCCTTTTCTtcaggggtactcggcgagtagatcggccctactcggcgagtagagctgTCAGTGTTCTTCACCAATTCTTCGTAGTCGGCTTCTTCCAGCAGTCTTTCAATTTCCATCAAGTCTTTTTCTGGATCAAATTCTTCATCGTCAGTTGTGAACTTGATGGAATCTTCAGTTATGCATTCCTCCAATAATTCGTCTAACATATCGATTGAGAATGTCGTGTCATCACTATTCCTTGAATACTTCATAGCTTGGTCCACCCCAAATGTGACTGAATCTTCTCCTACCTGCAAGGTGAGCTTTGAGTCCCTCATGTCTACTATAGCACTTGCCGTGTTGAGGAAGggtcttccaaggatgattggCACTTGTTGATCCGCCTCCATGTCTAGAATGATAAAATCAGCGGGAAAGACGAATTTGTCCACCTTGACTAGTATGTCTTCGCATATTCCTCTTGGGAAGGTGACTGTTTTGTTTGCCAAGTGTATTGCCATGCGAATTGGCCTTGGTTCCGGGAGATCCAGCTTCTTAAAGAACGAATATGGCATTAGATTCACACTTGCTCCCGAATCGGCTAAGGCATGAATGGTGGTcaagttgccaaattggcaaggtaaaGTCAAACTCCCCGGATCACCTTTCTTCTTTGGTAGCTTATTTAGCATAGCAGCTGAGCAGTTTTCATTGAGTACTACCTTCTTCACTTCTTCTATCTTCCTTCTATTAGTGAGAatttccttaaggaactttgcataCTTGGGCATTTACATGACGGCTTCAATGAAGggtatgttgatttgaagagtCTTGATATGATCTAGAAACTTCTGATACTCCTCTTCCTGCTTCTCCTTCTTAGCTCGGGCTGGGTATGGCATTGGAGGCTGGTAAAGTTTTTCAGGAATCTGCTTGGTGGGATTTtgtgatgtactcgccgagtccata encodes:
- the LOC111888160 gene encoding uncharacterized protein LOC111888160, coding for MPKYAKFLKEILTNRRKIEEVKKVVLNENCSAAMLNKLPKKKGDPGSLTLPCQFGNLTTIHALADSGASVNLMPYSFFKKLDLPEPRPIRMAIHLANKTVTFPRGICEDILVKVDKFVFPADFIILDMEADQQVPIILGRPFLNTASAIVDMRDSKLTLQVGEDSVTFGVDQAMKYSRNSDDTTFSIDMLDELLEECITEDSIKFTTDDEEFDPEKDLMEIERLLEEADYEELQ